The Corallococcus exiguus genome segment ACCACGCGCGCATCATCCAGGAGGGCACCCTCTACTTCCTGGAGGACCTGGGCAGCGCGTACGGCACGAAGATCAACGGCAAGGCGCTCCCCAAGGGGGAGAAGGAACTGCTGCGCAACGGCGACGTCATCGCCATCGCGCAGTACGACGTCCGCTTCGACAAGGTCGTGGAGATCGCCCCGGACGTCAGCGACAAGACGTCCTTCCTCGCGCGCGGCATCTTGAAGGACGCGATGCGCGGCCTCGCCGGCGGCGAGGAGCGCTTCTTGCGCTACATGAACGGCCCGCGCGAGGGCCAGCGCATTGAAATCTCCGAGGCCCAGGAGCACGTCTTCGGCCGCGACGAGAAGGAAGCCGACGTCATCCTCAAGGACGACCTCGTCTCCCGCAAGCACGCCAAGGTGCGCCGCGACTGGTCCGGCACGCACGTGGAGGACCTGGGCAGCCGCAACGGCATCAAGGTCAACAAGAAGCGGGTGAACCGCAAGGCGCTCAAGGACGGCGACGAGCTGGAGATTGGCGCCACCCGCTTCGTCTACGTGGACCCCGCCGAGCCCCCCGACGAGCCCGCGGTGAGCCTCGCCGCGGAGAGCTCCGCCGTCGTCCCGGCACCCTCGCCCCCACGCCCCTCCCCGCCCAAGCGCGAGGAGCCGCCCCCTCCCGAGCCTGAGCCCGAGCCCGCCCCCGCGCCACCGGAGGAGCAGCCGTCTTCCGAGGATGGGTCCGCGTCCTCCGAGGAGCCGCAGCCCGACGGTGGCGAGGAGATGCCCATGCCGGAGCCGGAGCCCGAGCCCGCCCCGGCGGCCGTGTCCGCGCTGGCGGACAAGAAGAAGCTCGTCCCGCTCATCGTCATGGGCGTGGTGGGGCTGAGCTTCCTGGTGCTGATGATCGCCGTGCTCGCGGGCGCCTGAGCCGCGCCCTTCGCGCCACGGCGGCCGCCCTTCCCTTCCTTCCCCTGGAAACGACAAGACCCCCGCTGAAGCAGCGGAGGCCTTGGTTCTTTCACACGCTCCCGCGCCGCTACCGGCCGGAGGAGATGCGCGCCACCGGCTGGATGTTCAGGTCCGGGGACAGCTCCTGGTAGCTGAGGATGGAGAACGAGGGGTTGAACTCGTACTCCAGCAGCTTGCGCACGTAGCGGCGGATGTCCATCGCCGTGAGGATGACGGGGCGCTGGGCACTGGGCGGCAGGTGGCCGCATTCCGAGCGCACCGCGCCGACAATCTCCTGGGCAATCTCCGGCTCCAGCGCCAGGTGCGCGCCCGCGGAGGTGCGCTTGATGGAGCTGCGGATGGCCTCCTCGATGTTCGGGTCGAGCAGGTACACCACCAGCGTGCCGGTGCCGCGCGCGTACTTGTGGGAGATGTAGCGGCGCAGCGAGGCGCGGACATGCTCGGTGAGCATGACGTTGTCGGCCTCCACCTGCCCGTACTCGGACAGGGCCTGGAGGATGCCGCGCAGGTCGCGGATGGAGAGCTCCTCCTCCACCAGGCGCCCGAGGATGTCCGTCAGCTTCAGAACGTTGACGATCTTGGGGACGACTTCCTTGACGATGGCCGGGAACGCCTTCTCCAGCTGCTCCAGCATCGTCTGCGTCTCCTGCACGCCCACGAACTCGCGGGCGTTCTTCCGGAGCACTGCGGCGGTGTGCAGGATGATGTAGCCGGGCACGTCCCAGGTGGTGAGGCCCGCGGACTCGAGCATCTCCCGGAACTGCTCGGGCACCCACGCGGCCGCCTGGCGCGTCGCGGGGTTGATGGCCTCGAAGCCGGGGATGTT includes the following:
- a CDS encoding FHA domain-containing protein, whose translation is MSVRLTVTQRSEAGGASGQEVVLDDSVITLGRDKTCQVVLPQQAVSRNHARIIQEGTLYFLEDLGSAYGTKINGKALPKGEKELLRNGDVIAIAQYDVRFDKVVEIAPDVSDKTSFLARGILKDAMRGLAGGEERFLRYMNGPREGQRIEISEAQEHVFGRDEKEADVILKDDLVSRKHAKVRRDWSGTHVEDLGSRNGIKVNKKRVNRKALKDGDELEIGATRFVYVDPAEPPDEPAVSLAAESSAVVPAPSPPRPSPPKREEPPPPEPEPEPAPAPPEEQPSSEDGSASSEEPQPDGGEEMPMPEPEPEPAPAAVSALADKKKLVPLIVMGVVGLSFLVLMIAVLAGA